One Hypanus sabinus isolate sHypSab1 unplaced genomic scaffold, sHypSab1.hap1 scaffold_1250, whole genome shotgun sequence genomic window carries:
- the LOC132386681 gene encoding NACHT, LRR and PYD domains-containing protein 3-like yields the protein MLTKEGHFSREENEKVTELIEKGNRAESSRLFLSLVNGKGSRARRAMWESFLMWRTELPKLDRILREIQELGPDPQEYMNIAQGLSELPTQLIDVQQKHKETLRAQTETLRVNTILMTEKVKVFQLADRYAELTVISTVRDRTLVEHELLARGRHHEDYREKQLRRQLEKIRTDQLFQSSFSRSKSKSGSSAAVAGVPGIGKTTMVQKIVYDWAMGKIYQQFQFVFSFKFRDLNSIDCRINLKELILDQYPYFGNILREVLKNPEGLLFIFDGLDEFKHKIDFADSRRDTEPKHQCPDPEWWCEVSDIVYSLIQGKLLPGCSVLVTTRPTALHLLEKANISVRAEILGFVGEERKEYFIRHFEDQTVAEAVFNYVKENEILYTMSYNPSYCWILALALGPFFTQRVRDPQRVPKTITQLYSYYIYNILKNHGREIERPRDVLLRVGQLAFRGVSGKKIVFTDGDLIKYNLQPSQFLSGFLMELLEREDSAQSVVYTFPHLTIQEFVAAVAQFLNPHPGDILKFLTEAHNTTDGRFEIFLRFVAGLSSPMTARGLVEFLGPFPHETTCRVIDWVKEEVKRQIGNTGITAGKRSLLNTLHYLFESQNRGLAQETLGSVETLSFSGMTLTPIDCAVLSHAIGLCDTIKHLDLGNCRIECEGIQRLGPGLHKCQELR from the exons ATGTTGACAAAGGAGGGACATTTCagtagagaagaaaatgag AAAGTCACTGAGCTGATAGAGAAGGGAAACcgggcagagagttccagactcttcctcagtctggtgaatggcaaaggctcccgggcccggagggcgatgtgggaatcctttctgatgtggaggactgagttaccgaagttggacagaatactgagggaaatacaggaactcg GTCCTGATCCACAGGAATACATGAACATCGCCCAAGGTTTATCTGAATTACCCACTCAGCTGATAG atgttcaacagaaacacaaggagactctgcgggcacaaactgaaacactgagagtgaacacgatcctgatgacggagaaggtgaaggttttccagctggctgatcgatacgctgagctcacggtcatttctactgttcgagatcggacactggtggaacatgagctgctggcaagaggcagacaCCATGAGGATTATAGAGAGAAACAACTCCGCAGacagctggaaaaaatccggactgatcagttattccagagcagcttttcccggagtaaatccaagtctgggagttcagcagcagtggccggagtcccggggatcgggaaaacaacgatggtacaaaagattgtttatgactgggccatggggaaaatataccaacagttccagtttgtcttcagtttcaaattccgagaTTTAAACAGTATTGACTGTCgaataaacctgaaggaactgattctggatcagtatccttactttgggaatatcctgagagaagtcttgaagaacccagagggattgctgtttatattcgatggtttagATGAATTCAAACACAAAATCGATTTTGCggacagtcggagagatacagaaccaaagcaccagtgcccagatcccgagtggtggtgtgaagtgtcggacattgtgtacagtttaatccagggcaagctgctcccagggtgttcagtgctggtgaccactcgccccactgcgttacatttattggaaaaggcgaaTATCAGTGtccgggctgaaatcctgggatttgttggtgaggaacggaaggaatatttcatcagacattttgaagatcagacggtggccgAAGCtgttttcaattatgtgaaggagaacgagatcctgtacaccatgagctacaacccctcctactgctggatcctcgctctggcactaggccccttcttcacacaaagagtcagggacccacagcgagttcccaagaccatcacccaactgtactcctactatatttacaacatcctgaaaaaccacggccgtgagattgagagaccccgtgatgtgttactcagggttggtcagttggccttcagaggagtgtccgggaagaagattgtgtttacagatggagatttgatcaagtacaatcttcagccttcccagttcctgtccgggttcctgatggagcttttggagagagaggattctgcccagagcgtggtgtacacattcccacacctcaccatccaagagtttgtagctgcagtcgcacaattcctgaatccacatcccggggatatcctgaaattcctcactgaagcccacaacacgacagatgggcgatttgagatatttctccgttttgttgctggtctctcctctccaatgacagctcggggcctggtggagtttctgggtccatttcctcatgaaacaacctgccgggtgattgactgggtgaaggaggaggttaaacgtcaGATTGGAAACACAGGGATAacagctggtaaaaggagcctcctgaacacattgcactacctgtttgagtctcagaatcgtggactggctcaggaaacactgggatctgtggaaacactttcattcagtggaatgacactgaccccgattgactgtgcggtcctgtctcatgccatcggactctgtgatacaataaaacacctcgacctgggGAACTGCCGCATTGAGTGTGagggaatccagcggctgggacccgggctgcacaagtgccaggagttgaggtaa